One region of Roseovarius faecimaris genomic DNA includes:
- a CDS encoding LuxR family transcriptional regulator yields MDKTAASDLPQVFVADRQLIVCQGIGSLVGQIDEVRLAEFATDTKSLDKMLRQATGRAILILGVRLSDGDLTVVLEQLRKAHPEVMVVVVADETEFAFIRTAIKAGANSVCLMSQILTSLPKILGKLVEGHSIVPTDILRKLTSENADVLTRREHEILALLVDGLTNFQISARLGLSENTVKYYLKAIYQKLDVNSRGGAIAKYVAGNY; encoded by the coding sequence ATGGACAAGACAGCCGCCTCCGACCTTCCCCAGGTCTTTGTTGCCGACCGGCAGTTGATCGTCTGTCAGGGCATCGGCTCGCTGGTGGGGCAGATCGATGAGGTGAGGCTCGCGGAGTTTGCCACGGACACCAAGAGCCTCGACAAGATGCTGCGCCAGGCCACGGGCAGGGCGATCCTGATCTTGGGTGTGCGGTTAAGCGACGGAGACCTGACCGTGGTGCTGGAGCAGCTGCGCAAGGCGCATCCTGAGGTGATGGTGGTGGTCGTGGCCGACGAGACCGAGTTTGCCTTCATCCGCACGGCGATCAAGGCAGGGGCCAATTCGGTCTGCCTGATGAGCCAGATCCTGACCAGCCTGCCCAAGATCCTCGGCAAGCTGGTCGAAGGCCATTCCATCGTGCCCACGGATATCCTGCGCAAGCTGACCTCGGAAAACGCCGATGTGCTGACCCGGCGCGAGCATGAGATTCTGGCGCTGCTGGTGGATGGGCTGACCAATTTCCAGATCAGCGCCCGGCTGGGGCTGAGCGAGAATACCGTGAAATATTACCTCAAGGCGATCTATCAGAAGCTCGACGTGAATTCGCGCGGCGGGGCGATCGCGAAATACGTGGCCGGGAATTACTGA
- a CDS encoding 2-hydroxyacid dehydrogenase encodes MTSILVTRAWPKEAEDRLQAEGLGDVTLRDPDTPMSHDEWMAAAQTYDVIMPTVSDKIPAGFYPAAKGKVRVMANYGVGFNHIDIDAARDNGIAVTNTPEVLTDCTADLAMGLMLAAARRIGEGERETRAGKWIGWRPTHMIGKKVSGATLGIIGFGRIGQAMARRAHYGFGMKVVFQDAWAVPDDIKAANGNATQLGSMQEVAANCDFLSLHCPGGADTYKMINASVFDAMRPGAILVNSARGDVVDEDALFAALDSGHLAAAGLDVYHNEPALDPRFLQYENLVLAPHLGSATDGTRAAMGHRAIDNLKAFLAGDAPQDLVT; translated from the coding sequence ATGACCAGTATCCTCGTCACCCGCGCCTGGCCGAAAGAGGCCGAAGACCGCCTTCAGGCCGAAGGGCTCGGCGATGTCACTCTGCGCGACCCCGATACACCGATGTCCCATGACGAATGGATGGCGGCGGCGCAAACCTATGACGTGATCATGCCCACCGTCTCCGACAAGATCCCGGCCGGTTTCTATCCGGCAGCCAAGGGCAAGGTGCGCGTGATGGCCAATTACGGGGTGGGCTTCAACCATATCGATATCGATGCGGCCCGCGACAATGGTATTGCGGTCACCAACACGCCCGAAGTGCTGACCGATTGCACGGCAGACCTTGCCATGGGCCTGATGCTCGCCGCCGCGCGCCGCATCGGCGAGGGCGAGCGTGAAACCCGTGCGGGCAAATGGATCGGCTGGCGGCCGACCCATATGATCGGCAAGAAGGTGTCGGGCGCCACGCTTGGCATCATCGGCTTTGGCCGCATCGGTCAGGCCATGGCGCGCCGCGCGCATTACGGCTTTGGCATGAAGGTGGTGTTTCAGGACGCCTGGGCTGTGCCCGACGATATCAAGGCGGCCAATGGCAATGCCACGCAGTTGGGTTCCATGCAGGAGGTCGCGGCCAATTGCGATTTCCTGTCGCTGCACTGCCCCGGCGGGGCAGACACCTACAAGATGATCAACGCCTCGGTGTTTGACGCGATGCGCCCGGGCGCCATTCTGGTCAATTCCGCGCGCGGCGATGTGGTGGACGAAGACGCGCTTTTCGCCGCGCTCGACAGCGGCCATCTCGCCGCTGCCGGACTTGATGTCTATCACAACGAACCGGCGCTCGACCCGCGGTTTCTGCAGTATGAAAACCTCGTGCTCGCCCCGCATCTGGGCAGCGCGACCGACGGTACCCGCGCCGCGATGGGCCACCGCGCGATCGACAATCTCAAGGCGTTTCTCGCCGGGGATGCGCCGCAGGACTTGGTGACCTGA
- a CDS encoding 2-hydroxyacid dehydrogenase: MTSKPVLWLPRKVSDATIKRASASYDVILNEADTPGTRDEIIAMSARVDAMMPCHSEHFSAEVVARLDPRLKIIANHSVGVDHCDLDALRARGIVVTNTPDVLSDATAELAMLLMLGAARHAVTGDRLVRTGAWDSWSPAFMVGKQVTGARLGIVGMGRVGRAFAEKARGFDMEIHYFNRTPLSPELEQGAIYHETIESLLPVSDFLSLHCPATPETLDLMNAERFACLPDGAVLVNSARGALVDEAALLEAIETGKLAAAGLDCFKNEPGGNPAFAPHENIFMLPHIGSATTKTRDAMGFRALDNLDAFFAGKTPRDAL, from the coding sequence ATGACGTCGAAACCCGTTCTCTGGCTGCCGCGCAAGGTATCCGACGCCACAATCAAGCGCGCCAGCGCATCCTATGACGTGATCCTGAACGAGGCCGACACCCCAGGCACCCGCGACGAGATCATCGCCATGTCCGCGCGCGTCGATGCCATGATGCCCTGCCATTCCGAGCATTTCTCGGCCGAGGTTGTCGCCCGGCTCGATCCGCGTCTGAAGATCATCGCCAATCACTCGGTCGGGGTTGATCATTGCGACCTCGATGCGTTGCGGGCGCGCGGCATCGTGGTGACTAACACCCCGGATGTTCTGTCTGATGCCACCGCTGAACTGGCGATGCTTCTGATGCTGGGCGCCGCGCGTCACGCCGTCACGGGCGACCGTCTGGTGCGTACCGGCGCCTGGGACAGCTGGAGCCCGGCCTTCATGGTCGGCAAGCAGGTGACAGGCGCGCGGCTGGGCATTGTGGGCATGGGACGTGTCGGACGCGCCTTCGCCGAAAAAGCGCGCGGCTTCGATATGGAGATCCATTATTTCAACCGCACACCGCTGTCGCCGGAGCTCGAACAGGGCGCCATATACCACGAGACGATCGAAAGCCTGCTGCCGGTATCGGACTTCCTGTCGCTGCATTGCCCGGCCACGCCTGAGACGCTGGATCTCATGAATGCCGAGCGTTTCGCCTGCTTGCCCGATGGGGCGGTTCTTGTGAACTCCGCCCGCGGTGCGTTGGTCGATGAGGCCGCGCTTCTGGAGGCGATTGAAACGGGCAAGCTTGCCGCGGCGGGACTGGACTGTTTCAAGAACGAACCCGGTGGCAACCCTGCCTTTGCGCCCCATGAAAACATATTCATGCTGCCTCATATCGGCAGCGCCACGACCAAGACGCGCGATGCGATGGGGTTTCGTGCGCTGGATAACCTGGATGCGTTCTTTGCTGGAAAAACGCCGCGTGACGCGCTCTGA
- a CDS encoding aminotransferase class V-fold PLP-dependent enzyme yields MNGYQHLYIPGPTNVPEPVRQAMNIPMEDMRAPDFGDFVTGILTDLKKAYRMESGRVFVFPSSGTGAWESAIQNTLNAGDKVLMSRFGQFSLLWVDMAERLGLDVELCEVEWGKGVPVEDYKAKLAADDKHEIKAVFCTQNETATGVTSDIAAVRAAMDEVGHPAMLFVDGVSSIASIEFEMDKWGVDLAVSGSQKGFMLPAGLGLLGVSEKALEANKAVSNAGMSRCYFSFEDMIKLNDTGYFPYTPATQLLRGLRCSLDLMLEAGMESIWARHKRLAEGVRAAVDAWDGCELVARGPEWHSDTVSAIYAPEGVDARDVISGAYYKYQTSLGTGLNKLMGKAFRIGHLGSLNPVMLCGAISAAEMALIDAGAKITPGSGVAAAQEHYRATTPSGA; encoded by the coding sequence ATGAACGGCTATCAGCATCTTTACATCCCCGGTCCCACCAATGTGCCGGAGCCTGTTCGTCAGGCAATGAACATCCCCATGGAGGACATGCGCGCGCCGGACTTTGGCGATTTTGTCACCGGCATCCTGACCGATCTGAAAAAGGCCTATCGCATGGAAAGCGGCCGGGTCTTTGTTTTCCCGTCCTCGGGCACGGGAGCCTGGGAATCGGCCATTCAGAACACGCTGAATGCGGGCGACAAGGTGCTGATGAGCCGCTTCGGGCAGTTTTCCCTGCTCTGGGTCGACATGGCCGAGCGGCTTGGGCTCGACGTGGAGCTGTGCGAGGTTGAATGGGGCAAGGGCGTTCCGGTCGAGGACTACAAGGCCAAGCTCGCCGCAGACGACAAGCATGAAATCAAGGCGGTGTTCTGCACCCAGAACGAAACCGCCACCGGTGTGACCTCCGACATCGCCGCCGTGCGCGCGGCCATGGACGAGGTCGGTCACCCGGCGATGCTCTTTGTCGATGGGGTCAGCTCGATCGCCTCGATCGAATTCGAGATGGATAAATGGGGCGTGGACCTTGCAGTCTCTGGCTCGCAAAAGGGCTTCATGCTCCCGGCGGGGCTTGGCCTGCTGGGCGTGTCCGAGAAGGCGCTGGAGGCCAACAAGGCGGTCAGCAATGCCGGCATGTCGCGCTGCTATTTCAGCTTTGAGGACATGATCAAGCTCAATGATACAGGCTATTTTCCTTACACCCCCGCCACCCAGCTTTTGCGCGGTCTGCGCTGCTCGCTTGATCTGATGCTGGAGGCGGGTATGGAAAGCATCTGGGCACGCCACAAGCGCCTGGCCGAGGGCGTCCGTGCCGCCGTGGACGCATGGGACGGCTGCGAACTGGTTGCGCGTGGGCCGGAATGGCATTCCGACACGGTCTCGGCCATCTACGCCCCCGAAGGCGTCGATGCCCGTGACGTGATTTCGGGCGCTTACTACAAATACCAGACCTCGCTTGGCACCGGCCTAAACAAGCTGATGGGCAAGGCATTCCGGATCGGCCATCTTGGCTCGCTCAACCCGGTGATGCTTTGCGGCGCGATCTCGGCCGCTGAAATGGCCCTGATCGATGCAGGGGCAAAAATCACGCCGGGCTCGGGTGTTGCGGCGGCGCAGGAGCACTACCGCGCTACCACCCCGTCCGGCGCGTAA
- a CDS encoding N-(5'-phosphoribosyl)anthranilate isomerase: MPLSAEGWFANLFSSRAARDGKVLRRDLDHVDRYVGRERYYAELERRGFHAVENAGQVVIFCNQEPIRITL; this comes from the coding sequence ATGCCCCTTTCTGCCGAAGGTTGGTTTGCCAATCTGTTCTCTTCTCGTGCTGCCCGCGACGGCAAAGTGCTGCGCCGCGATCTGGATCATGTGGACCGTTACGTGGGCCGCGAGCGGTACTATGCCGAACTGGAACGGCGCGGATTTCATGCGGTAGAGAACGCGGGCCAGGTGGTCATTTTCTGCAATCAGGAACCGATCCGAATCACCCTCTGA
- a CDS encoding class I SAM-dependent methyltransferase has product MSGLFDFLTNLPPYSENDFTIRRLNARHKLIIAPFRPQIEGARVLDIACHDGRWSYALAAAGAREVIGIEARQDLLDRFASFPDTPFKRNISLRQGDLFEALETLTAHGENFDVVALYGIFYHVMDHFRLLKLIRALGPRIIIVDSEFIMNDNAMIQILKEETSNPLNATSDTDGIAHTVVGVPSRKATEFMAEALGYETTWIDQALILDDEDRKGMKDYFREGRKVRGTCALTPVQ; this is encoded by the coding sequence ATGTCCGGCCTGTTTGATTTTCTCACCAATCTGCCGCCCTATTCCGAAAATGACTTCACCATCCGGCGGCTCAATGCGCGGCACAAGCTGATCATCGCTCCGTTTCGGCCTCAGATCGAGGGCGCACGCGTGCTCGACATTGCCTGTCACGATGGCCGCTGGTCCTATGCCTTGGCCGCCGCCGGTGCGCGTGAGGTGATCGGGATTGAGGCACGTCAGGACCTGCTCGACCGGTTCGCGTCTTTCCCTGACACACCCTTCAAACGCAATATATCCTTGCGCCAGGGCGATTTGTTTGAGGCGCTTGAGACACTGACCGCCCACGGCGAAAATTTCGACGTGGTGGCGCTCTATGGCATTTTCTATCATGTGATGGATCATTTCCGCCTGCTCAAACTGATCCGTGCGCTCGGCCCTAGGATCATCATCGTCGACAGCGAATTCATCATGAATGACAACGCTATGATCCAGATCCTGAAGGAAGAGACGTCAAACCCGCTGAACGCCACCAGCGACACGGACGGGATTGCCCACACGGTCGTGGGTGTGCCGAGCCGCAAGGCGACGGAGTTCATGGCCGAAGCGCTGGGATATGAGACGACCTGGATCGATCAGGCGCTGATCCTGGATGACGAAGACCGCAAGGGGATGAAGGATTACTTCCGCGAGGGGCGCAAGGTGCGCGGCACCTGCGCGCTCACGCCGGTTCAGTAA
- a CDS encoding amidase: MKGDLTLIPAVQAAEAIRTGQLTSEAYVKACLERIDASEDTVRAWAWLDKEHALEQAREADRIRRAGYATGALHGVPVGIKDIVDTADMPTQLGSAIFQNRQPDSAARLIERLRDAGAVIMGKTKTTELAYLHPTDTTNPHAPDRTPGGSSSGSAAAVAARHVPLAVGTQTGGSVIRPASFCGTYGFKPTRGVISRSGVYQTSGALDQVGVFANSLEDAALLTEVIGCYDQTDPASFARPRPSMLAGAQAEVPVEPEIAWFDMPFHDRLDPDAAEGLEQVIAALGDRVERFPTAPQLAGLADVHTIIYDVEIAQNIGPLADTHGDRVSPEMRQAIARGRAISADQYEDALAVKASADAFFASHFNDFDAIMAPSASGQALPLSAGQTGDAVYCKIWTLAGLPCLSLPLLVGAEGLPIGVQLIGAVELDDRLMRTAAWMQRFLASGNEEGA; this comes from the coding sequence ATGAAAGGCGACCTGACCCTGATCCCTGCGGTGCAGGCGGCCGAAGCGATCCGCACCGGGCAATTGACGTCAGAGGCATATGTCAAGGCATGCCTCGAGCGGATCGATGCCAGCGAAGACACTGTGCGCGCATGGGCATGGCTGGACAAGGAGCACGCGCTGGAGCAGGCGCGCGAGGCGGACCGCATTCGTCGCGCGGGCTACGCCACAGGGGCTCTGCACGGCGTTCCGGTCGGGATCAAGGATATCGTCGACACGGCTGATATGCCGACCCAGCTTGGCTCTGCGATTTTCCAGAACCGTCAACCGGACAGCGCCGCCCGTCTGATCGAGAGGCTGCGCGACGCCGGCGCGGTGATCATGGGCAAGACAAAGACCACCGAACTGGCCTATCTGCACCCGACGGATACCACCAACCCGCACGCCCCCGACAGAACACCGGGCGGTTCCTCAAGCGGGTCGGCGGCAGCCGTTGCAGCGCGGCATGTCCCGCTGGCAGTTGGAACGCAGACCGGTGGCTCGGTCATTCGTCCGGCGTCCTTCTGCGGCACATACGGGTTCAAGCCGACGCGCGGTGTGATCTCTCGCAGCGGCGTTTACCAGACCTCCGGCGCGCTGGATCAGGTCGGCGTATTCGCCAACTCTCTGGAGGACGCGGCACTTCTGACCGAGGTGATCGGCTGTTATGATCAGACGGACCCGGCAAGCTTTGCCCGCCCGCGGCCATCGATGCTGGCGGGCGCGCAGGCCGAGGTTCCGGTGGAACCGGAAATCGCATGGTTCGACATGCCGTTTCACGACCGTTTGGACCCGGATGCCGCCGAGGGCCTCGAACAGGTGATCGCCGCGCTTGGTGACAGGGTCGAACGCTTTCCGACGGCTCCGCAGCTGGCGGGGCTCGCCGATGTTCACACGATCATCTACGACGTCGAAATCGCACAGAATATCGGCCCGCTGGCCGACACGCATGGCGACAGGGTGAGCCCGGAAATGAGGCAGGCCATTGCCCGGGGCCGGGCGATCAGCGCCGACCAGTATGAGGATGCGCTCGCCGTAAAGGCCTCGGCTGACGCATTCTTTGCCTCACATTTCAACGATTTCGATGCCATCATGGCCCCCTCGGCTTCGGGGCAGGCACTGCCGCTTTCTGCGGGCCAAACCGGTGATGCAGTCTATTGCAAGATCTGGACGCTTGCCGGTCTGCCCTGTCTGTCCCTGCCTCTTCTGGTTGGCGCGGAGGGGCTGCCGATCGGCGTACAACTGATAGGGGCCGTGGAACTGGACGACCGGCTTATGCGGACCGCAGCCTGGATGCAGAGATTTCTGGCAAGCGGAAACGAGGAAGGAGCGTGA
- a CDS encoding malate--CoA ligase subunit beta gives MDIHEYQAKELLSSFGVNVPRGGIAYSPEQAVYRCSELSGERWVVKAQIHSGARGKAGGVRICSTEEEVSDAASWMLGRKLITHQTGPQGKLVSRLYIEEATNIAQELYLAFVMDRKLERVVVVASAQGGMEIEEISEKEPESIVRSVVDPAVGMQAFQAREIAFSLGLDAALIPQAVKTITGCYRLMEEKDANMVEINPLVVTGSGEIVALDGKLSFDDNALFRHPKISELRDKSQEDPRETYAEDRGLNYIGLEGEIGCIVNGAGLAMATLDMIKQSGGEPANFLDVGGGASPERVLMSFKAVLNDKNVEAVLVNIFAGINRCDWIAEGVIRAVKELELTLPLVVRLSGTNVEEGRKLLSESGLNIATADTLAEAAELVVGAWKAAKAN, from the coding sequence ATGGATATCCACGAATATCAGGCCAAGGAACTGCTCAGCAGCTTTGGCGTCAACGTGCCGCGCGGCGGCATCGCCTATAGCCCCGAACAGGCCGTCTATCGCTGCTCGGAACTTTCGGGCGAGCGTTGGGTCGTCAAGGCCCAGATCCATTCCGGCGCGCGCGGCAAGGCGGGCGGCGTGCGGATCTGCTCCACCGAGGAAGAGGTGTCCGACGCCGCCTCATGGATGCTGGGCCGCAAGCTCATCACGCACCAGACCGGCCCGCAGGGCAAGCTGGTGAGCCGCCTCTATATCGAAGAGGCCACCAATATCGCGCAAGAGCTGTACCTGGCCTTCGTGATGGACCGCAAACTGGAGCGCGTGGTGGTTGTCGCCTCCGCCCAGGGCGGCATGGAGATCGAGGAAATCTCGGAAAAAGAGCCCGAAAGCATCGTGCGCTCGGTCGTTGATCCGGCGGTCGGTATGCAGGCCTTCCAGGCGCGCGAGATCGCTTTCTCCCTCGGGCTCGACGCTGCCCTGATCCCGCAGGCGGTCAAGACGATCACCGGCTGTTATCGGCTGATGGAGGAAAAAGACGCCAACATGGTCGAGATCAACCCGCTGGTCGTCACCGGATCGGGCGAGATCGTGGCGCTGGACGGTAAATTAAGTTTTGACGATAACGCCCTGTTCCGTCACCCGAAAATCTCGGAACTGCGCGACAAATCCCAGGAGGACCCGCGCGAGACCTATGCCGAGGATCGCGGTCTGAACTATATCGGCCTCGAAGGTGAAATCGGCTGTATCGTCAACGGCGCCGGCCTCGCCATGGCCACGCTCGACATGATCAAGCAATCCGGAGGAGAGCCTGCGAACTTCCTCGATGTGGGCGGCGGCGCTTCGCCGGAACGCGTGCTGATGTCCTTCAAGGCGGTGCTCAACGACAAAAACGTCGAGGCCGTGCTGGTCAACATCTTTGCGGGCATCAACCGCTGCGACTGGATCGCCGAAGGCGTCATCCGCGCCGTCAAGGAGCTTGAGCTTACCCTGCCTCTCGTGGTGCGCCTGTCGGGCACCAATGTCGAGGAAGGCCGCAAACTGCTTTCGGAAAGCGGGCTCAACATCGCAACCGCCGACACGCTTGCCGAAGCCGCCGAACTGGTGGTGGGCGCGTGGAAAGCCGCCAAGGCCAACTGA
- a CDS encoding HpcH/HpaI aldolase/citrate lyase family protein yields the protein MSYTLHPLKKQRLQRSELAVPGSNPSMIDKAADSDVDYIFLDLEDAVAPPEKVQARSNIIQALNDIDWKAKGKTMSIRINGLDTHYMYRDVVEIVEQAGQHLDTILVPKVGVPADLYTVETMVSQIEEAMGFTHQIGLEALIETALGMANVEAIAATPGRLEALHFGVADYAASNRARTVVIGGLNPDYPGDQWHFALSRMTVACRAYGLRAIDGPFGDFSDPDSYILAAKRGAALGIEGKWAIHPSQIAMANDVFSPPEAEVTRARRIIEELRKAEAEGKGAASLDGKMIDAASERMANNVIQVADAIAAKG from the coding sequence ATGAGCTACACGCTTCACCCCCTCAAGAAACAACGCCTGCAACGCTCCGAGCTTGCAGTGCCCGGCTCCAACCCGTCGATGATCGACAAGGCTGCCGACTCGGATGTCGATTACATCTTCCTCGACCTCGAAGATGCCGTCGCCCCGCCGGAAAAGGTGCAGGCGCGCTCCAACATCATCCAGGCGCTGAACGACATCGACTGGAAAGCCAAGGGCAAGACCATGTCGATCCGCATCAACGGGCTGGATACCCATTACATGTATCGCGACGTGGTGGAGATCGTCGAACAGGCCGGTCAGCATCTCGACACGATCCTGGTGCCGAAAGTGGGCGTGCCTGCGGATCTTTACACCGTCGAGACGATGGTCAGCCAGATCGAAGAGGCCATGGGCTTCACCCACCAGATCGGCCTTGAGGCATTGATCGAAACCGCCCTCGGCATGGCCAATGTGGAGGCAATCGCCGCCACCCCGGGTCGCCTTGAGGCACTGCATTTCGGCGTGGCTGACTACGCCGCCTCGAACCGCGCCCGCACCGTGGTGATCGGCGGGCTCAACCCCGACTATCCCGGCGACCAGTGGCATTTCGCCCTGTCGCGCATGACCGTGGCCTGCCGTGCCTATGGCCTGCGCGCCATCGACGGCCCCTTCGGCGATTTCTCGGACCCCGACAGCTATATCCTCGCCGCAAAACGGGGGGCTGCTCTGGGCATCGAAGGCAAATGGGCCATCCACCCGTCGCAGATTGCCATGGCCAACGACGTCTTCTCGCCGCCCGAGGCCGAGGTGACCCGCGCCCGCCGCATCATCGAAGAACTGCGCAAGGCCGAGGCCGAAGGCAAAGGCGCCGCAAGCCTTGACGGCAAGATGATCGACGCCGCGTCCGAGCGTATGGCCAACAACGTCATCCAGGTGGCCGACGCCATCGCCGCCAAAGGGTAA